In one Achromobacter spanius genomic region, the following are encoded:
- a CDS encoding sodium:solute symporter family protein: MLTQTTALLWLLLFSGGFAVASVLYTRRKRGTLEDYIVARNSQGAFGTILTLMASTLGAWILFSPAQAATWGGLAAVIGYALGSMSPRLVMIPLGRRMRELIPHGHTLTEFLMARYGRPMYGLALFIMLFYLFIALSAEVTAIAKLVTMLAPVPLWTTAAIVMGTTLLYTTYGGLRSSIFTDQVQMMVILPLLVILCVVGWQAAGGALPTIEALQARAPQLLDLTDPVGVKAGLTFFVAILLTGIFHQGNWQRIYAAKDARSMRNGFLLGGLLAAPFIFLMGLFGLAFVGLAPQGDSSIALFSVIMPHAPAWFVIALIPLGLALVMSTADTAISAVSSIVAVDMRRLMPQANGGDMKRLARWAVLLLAIPVMIVASQGYSVLYLFLLADLLCSAAAFPVFYGLFSRKHDGVTATTATAAGLVVGLFFFPAPGDKPTFLLESFLLAAFVPVVVTVLMRLARRGVQEFDLSTLSAAVRRLDKDAV, translated from the coding sequence ATGCTGACCCAAACCACCGCCTTGTTGTGGCTGCTGCTGTTTTCAGGCGGCTTCGCCGTCGCCAGCGTGCTCTATACCCGTCGCAAGCGCGGCACGCTGGAAGACTACATCGTGGCCCGCAACAGCCAGGGTGCGTTCGGCACCATCCTGACGCTGATGGCGTCTACGCTGGGCGCGTGGATCCTGTTCTCACCCGCGCAGGCCGCCACCTGGGGCGGACTGGCGGCGGTGATCGGCTATGCGCTGGGGTCCATGTCTCCACGCCTGGTAATGATTCCGCTGGGGCGGCGCATGCGTGAACTGATTCCGCATGGCCATACCCTGACTGAATTCCTGATGGCGCGTTACGGTCGCCCGATGTACGGGCTGGCGCTTTTCATCATGCTGTTCTATCTGTTCATAGCCTTGTCGGCCGAGGTCACGGCGATTGCCAAGCTGGTCACAATGCTGGCGCCCGTGCCGCTGTGGACCACCGCCGCCATCGTGATGGGCACGACGCTGCTTTACACCACCTATGGCGGGCTGCGTTCGTCGATCTTCACCGACCAGGTGCAGATGATGGTGATTCTGCCCTTGCTGGTGATCCTGTGCGTGGTGGGCTGGCAGGCGGCGGGCGGCGCGCTGCCCACCATCGAAGCGCTGCAAGCCCGCGCGCCCCAATTGCTGGACCTGACGGACCCCGTGGGCGTGAAGGCGGGCCTGACGTTCTTCGTGGCGATCCTGTTGACCGGCATCTTCCACCAGGGCAACTGGCAGCGCATCTACGCCGCGAAAGATGCGCGGTCGATGCGCAATGGTTTTCTGCTGGGCGGCCTGCTGGCCGCACCCTTCATCTTTCTGATGGGCCTGTTCGGCCTGGCGTTCGTGGGCCTGGCGCCGCAGGGCGATAGCTCTATCGCGCTGTTCAGCGTCATCATGCCGCACGCGCCGGCCTGGTTCGTGATTGCCTTGATCCCGCTGGGCCTGGCGTTGGTGATGAGCACGGCCGACACGGCGATCAGCGCGGTGTCCAGCATCGTGGCGGTGGACATGCGCCGGCTGATGCCGCAGGCCAATGGCGGCGACATGAAGCGCCTGGCCCGCTGGGCCGTGCTGCTGCTGGCGATTCCCGTGATGATCGTGGCTTCGCAAGGCTATAGCGTGCTGTATCTGTTCCTGCTGGCCGACCTGCTGTGCTCGGCCGCGGCGTTTCCGGTTTTCTACGGCCTGTTCAGCCGCAAGCATGACGGAGTGACTGCCACCACGGCAACGGCGGCGGGGCTGGTGGTAGGGCTGTTCTTTTTCCCGGCGCCGGGCGACAAGCCCACGTTCTTGCTGGAATCGTTTTTGCTGGCGGCGTTTGTGCCGGTTGTGGTGACGGTGCTGATGCGCCTGGCACGCCGTGGGGTGCAGGAGTTTGATTTGTCCACGCTGAGCGCGGCGGTGCGGCGGCTGGATAAGGATGCGGTCTGA
- a CDS encoding 3-oxoacyl-ACP reductase: MSIAPSAPALNEQLVIVTGGARGLGAHITRAFLREGARVVINYLNSADAAQALAAAAPDRALAVQADVRDAVAVAAMVAQAQSHFGMPVSTVVNNALPAFQFNGDARPHADTLTWDHLNQQIEGCVRGALNTTQAALPGMRGAGVGRIINIGTNLVQNPVVPYHDYTAAKAALLSFTRTLSQDLGPDGITVNMVSGGLLRTTDASAATPEAVFDLIAASTPLRTVTTPEQFADAVLFFACPWSRSVTGQNLVVDGGLVKN; this comes from the coding sequence ATGTCCATTGCCCCTTCCGCCCCTGCCCTGAACGAACAACTGGTGATTGTCACGGGCGGCGCCCGCGGACTGGGCGCGCACATCACGCGGGCCTTTCTGCGGGAAGGCGCGCGCGTGGTGATCAATTACCTGAACAGCGCGGATGCCGCCCAGGCGCTGGCGGCCGCCGCGCCCGACCGGGCGTTGGCGGTGCAGGCCGACGTGCGCGATGCCGTTGCCGTGGCCGCCATGGTCGCGCAGGCGCAAAGCCATTTCGGCATGCCGGTGAGCACGGTGGTCAACAATGCGCTGCCCGCCTTTCAGTTCAATGGCGATGCCCGCCCCCACGCCGACACGCTGACCTGGGACCACCTGAACCAGCAGATCGAAGGCTGCGTGCGCGGCGCGCTGAACACCACGCAGGCCGCGCTGCCCGGCATGCGCGGCGCGGGCGTGGGCCGCATCATCAACATTGGCACCAACCTGGTCCAGAACCCGGTGGTGCCCTATCACGACTACACCGCCGCCAAGGCCGCGCTGCTGTCATTCACGCGCACGCTGTCGCAGGACCTGGGCCCCGATGGCATCACGGTCAACATGGTGTCGGGCGGCTTGCTGCGCACCACCGACGCATCGGCCGCCACGCCCGAAGCGGTGTTCGACCTGATTGCGGCCAGCACGCCTTTGCGCACCGTCACCACGCCCGAACAGTTCGCCGATGCGGTGCTGTTCTTCGCCTGCCCGTGGTCGCGCAGCGTCACCGGCCAGAACCTGGTCGTGGACGGCGGACTCGTCAAGAATTGA
- a CDS encoding LLM class flavin-dependent oxidoreductase has protein sequence MLHLNLFIFGCGHHRAAWRHPDSAAERLGDIRYYEALAQTAERGKLDAIFFADGQSTDNIGDGPRWYLEPLTTMAAIARATTHIGLISTVSSTFFTPFHAARMVASLDHISGGRMGWNVVTSMFDAEARNHGFEAMPGHDWRYARAEEFVDVALRLFDSWQDDALAIDRDGVYGVPDRIRPIHHHGDHFLVDGPLTVPRPPQGHPVLFQAGASDQGRDLAARRAEAIYAVAYDLPAAQAYYRDIKQRVRAAGRSASVPIMPGLVTYVGSTDAEARAKQRKLDELLPSDASLRQLGSFVLQDCTAWELDAPVPALPPLHEFKGPKGRYATILRIIETEQPTVRQLLGRLAAGGGHCTMVGTPTHIADQMEHWFRNEGADGFNLMPPSLPDGIDDFVEHVIPVLQRRGLFRTEYEHRTLRGHLGLSRPETRGAAS, from the coding sequence ATGCTGCACCTGAACCTGTTCATCTTCGGCTGCGGCCACCACCGCGCCGCGTGGCGCCACCCGGATTCGGCCGCCGAACGCCTGGGCGACATCCGCTATTACGAAGCGCTTGCGCAAACGGCCGAACGCGGCAAGCTGGACGCCATTTTCTTTGCCGACGGCCAGTCCACCGACAACATCGGCGACGGGCCGCGCTGGTATCTGGAGCCGCTGACCACCATGGCCGCGATTGCGCGCGCCACCACCCACATCGGCTTGATCAGCACGGTGTCCAGCACCTTCTTCACGCCCTTTCACGCGGCGCGCATGGTGGCGTCGCTGGACCATATTTCGGGCGGTCGCATGGGCTGGAACGTGGTCACGTCGATGTTCGACGCCGAAGCGCGCAACCACGGCTTTGAAGCCATGCCCGGTCACGACTGGCGTTACGCGCGCGCCGAAGAGTTCGTCGACGTGGCCTTGCGCTTGTTCGATTCCTGGCAAGACGACGCCTTGGCCATCGACCGCGACGGCGTCTATGGCGTGCCCGACCGCATCCGGCCCATCCACCACCATGGCGATCACTTCCTGGTTGACGGCCCCTTGACCGTGCCGCGCCCGCCGCAGGGGCATCCCGTGCTGTTCCAGGCCGGCGCATCGGACCAGGGGCGCGACTTGGCCGCCCGCCGCGCCGAGGCAATCTACGCCGTGGCCTACGACCTGCCGGCCGCGCAAGCCTATTACCGCGACATCAAACAGCGCGTGCGCGCGGCGGGACGCAGCGCTTCCGTGCCTATCATGCCCGGCCTGGTTACCTATGTGGGGTCGACCGACGCCGAGGCACGCGCCAAGCAGCGCAAGCTGGATGAGCTGCTGCCCAGCGATGCCTCGCTGCGTCAATTGGGCAGTTTTGTGCTGCAGGATTGCACCGCCTGGGAACTGGACGCGCCCGTGCCGGCCCTGCCGCCCTTGCATGAATTCAAGGGACCGAAGGGACGCTACGCCACGATTCTGCGCATTATCGAAACCGAACAACCCACCGTGCGCCAATTGCTGGGGCGCCTGGCGGCGGGCGGCGGCCACTGCACCATGGTGGGCACGCCGACGCATATTGCCGACCAGATGGAGCACTGGTTCAGGAATGAAGGCGCCGACGGGTTCAACCTGATGCCGCCGTCATTGCCGGACGGGATCGACGATTTCGTGGAACATGTCATTCCGGTATTGCAACGGCGCGGCCTGTTCCGCACGGAATACGAACACCGCACCTTGCGTGGGCATCTGGGGTTGAGCAGGCCGGAAACTCGCGGCGCGGCCAGTTAG
- a CDS encoding LysR family transcriptional regulator, translating into MNRFSFSTTENYPEWSLLLTWVAVVEAASVSGAARLLGLSQAAVSQRVKQLEAAMSTELLDRSTRPARPTPAGELLFDHAARLLAQAGDMTESVRNLSRAKRNIVRFGCVDSFAGTLGPTLIHGLSGASRQIRLWSGITPVLDKQLEDRQLDLVVTTSAVAGKPTIRKISLFSEPYVLIVPRTLDVDKIGSLKDLGKRMQFIRYSARSFIGAEIDRLIEAHDVMIERTFEFDNTDPLLSLVTAGIGFAISTPLCIWQSRHFVDQLRVLPLAPYLGVTRADDPGLSRTLYLASRQQEVGKLPTEARDVILMAVERLIQKDIAPALGLPPATLWRSMRR; encoded by the coding sequence ATGAACCGCTTTTCCTTCAGCACGACGGAAAACTATCCGGAATGGAGCCTGCTGCTGACCTGGGTGGCGGTGGTGGAAGCCGCGTCGGTGTCCGGCGCGGCACGTCTGTTGGGCTTGTCGCAGGCGGCGGTGTCGCAGCGGGTCAAGCAACTCGAGGCCGCCATGTCGACCGAGCTGCTGGACCGCAGCACGCGCCCGGCGCGGCCTACCCCGGCGGGCGAACTGCTGTTCGACCACGCCGCGCGCCTCTTGGCGCAAGCCGGCGACATGACGGAAAGCGTGCGCAACCTGAGCCGGGCCAAGCGCAACATCGTGCGCTTCGGCTGCGTGGATTCCTTTGCCGGCACCTTGGGGCCGACCTTGATCCATGGCCTGTCCGGCGCGTCGCGCCAGATTCGTTTGTGGTCGGGCATTACGCCCGTGCTGGACAAGCAACTGGAAGACCGGCAACTGGACCTTGTCGTCACCACCAGCGCCGTGGCGGGCAAGCCCACCATCCGCAAGATCAGCCTGTTCAGCGAACCCTATGTGTTGATCGTGCCGCGCACGCTGGACGTGGACAAGATCGGCTCGCTGAAAGACCTGGGCAAGCGCATGCAGTTCATCCGCTACAGCGCGCGTTCATTCATCGGCGCCGAGATCGACCGCCTGATCGAAGCGCACGACGTGATGATCGAACGCACCTTCGAATTCGACAACACCGACCCGCTGCTCAGCCTGGTGACGGCGGGCATCGGCTTTGCGATCAGCACGCCGCTGTGCATCTGGCAGTCGCGCCATTTCGTGGACCAGTTGCGGGTGCTGCCGCTGGCGCCGTATCTGGGCGTGACGCGCGCCGATGACCCTGGCCTGTCGCGCACGCTGTACCTGGCCTCGCGCCAGCAAGAGGTGGGCAAGCTGCCCACCGAGGCGCGCGACGTGATCCTGATGGCGGTGGAACGCCTGATCCAGAAAGACATCGCGCCGGCCCTCGGCCTGCCGCCCGCCACGCTCTGGCGCAGCATGCGCCGTTGA
- a CDS encoding MarC family NAAT transporter → MIDDLIELGKLISLGLALMLPLANPLTSMTLLLSLGGKIPYKERERQVTQAAFYVVGVMVVTYYAGAWIMHTFGISIPGLRIAGGLIVVSIGFSMLFPPAEPRTLAVEAAADAQQRDVPNIAFVPLALPGTAGPGTIAMIISGAASVDGAITPQYPEWVVAVTPVIVFVLLGVLFWVCLRSAGRIVAVIGQSGVEAISRVMGFLLVCMGVQFVINGVLEIVS, encoded by the coding sequence ATGATTGATGACCTGATTGAACTGGGCAAGCTGATCAGCCTTGGCCTGGCGTTGATGCTGCCATTGGCCAATCCGCTGACCTCCATGACGCTGCTGCTGTCCCTGGGTGGGAAGATTCCCTACAAGGAGCGCGAACGCCAGGTCACGCAGGCGGCGTTCTACGTGGTGGGCGTCATGGTGGTGACCTACTACGCCGGCGCGTGGATCATGCACACGTTCGGCATCTCGATTCCGGGCTTGCGCATCGCCGGCGGGCTGATCGTGGTCAGCATCGGTTTCAGCATGCTGTTTCCGCCGGCCGAGCCTCGCACACTGGCCGTGGAAGCGGCGGCCGATGCCCAGCAGCGCGACGTGCCGAACATTGCATTCGTGCCGCTGGCGCTGCCCGGCACGGCGGGCCCGGGCACCATCGCCATGATCATCAGCGGCGCGGCGTCGGTGGACGGCGCCATCACGCCGCAGTATCCGGAATGGGTGGTTGCGGTGACACCCGTGATCGTCTTCGTCCTGCTGGGCGTGCTGTTCTGGGTATGCCTGCGTTCGGCGGGCCGCATCGTGGCGGTGATCGGGCAGAGCGGCGTCGAAGCCATCTCGCGCGTGATGGGCTTTCTGCTGGTGTGCATGGGCGTCCAGTTCGTCATCAATGGCGTGCTGGAAATCGTGAGCTAG
- the hutG gene encoding N-formylglutamate deformylase, translating to MSDLFHFSRGTAPLLISIPHLGSQIPDAQRAQMTPLGLQSGDTDWHLDTLYQFAQALGASVIGARYSRYVVDLNRPPNDESLYPGQTKTGLCPTQTFRGDALYQDDAVLTDAERAQRLQTYWEPYHAQLRSEIDRIKAEHGTVLLWEAHSIASVLPRLFDGKLPDLNIGTSDGAACAPDILAAVQAQLDPCTDYTWAVNGRFKGGYITRHYGSPADNVHAIQLEMCQSTYMDETHPYGYRPDLAGRVIPVVEAMVRAALEQTTARQR from the coding sequence TTGAGCGACCTCTTTCATTTCAGCCGCGGCACCGCCCCGCTGCTGATCTCCATTCCCCATCTTGGCAGCCAGATTCCCGATGCGCAGCGCGCGCAGATGACGCCGCTGGGCCTGCAGTCCGGCGACACCGACTGGCACCTGGATACGCTGTACCAATTTGCCCAGGCGCTGGGCGCGTCCGTGATCGGCGCGCGCTATTCGCGCTATGTGGTGGACCTGAACCGCCCGCCCAACGACGAAAGCCTGTACCCCGGCCAGACCAAGACGGGCCTCTGCCCCACCCAGACCTTCCGTGGCGATGCGCTCTACCAGGACGACGCCGTGCTGACCGACGCCGAACGCGCGCAGCGCCTGCAGACCTATTGGGAGCCGTACCACGCGCAACTGCGCAGCGAAATCGACCGCATCAAGGCCGAGCACGGCACCGTGCTGCTGTGGGAAGCGCATTCCATCGCCAGCGTGTTGCCGCGCCTGTTCGACGGCAAGCTGCCCGACCTGAACATCGGCACGTCCGACGGCGCGGCCTGCGCGCCCGACATCCTGGCCGCCGTCCAGGCGCAACTGGACCCTTGCACCGACTACACCTGGGCCGTCAATGGCCGCTTCAAGGGCGGCTACATCACGCGCCACTACGGCTCGCCGGCCGACAACGTGCACGCCATCCAACTGGAAATGTGCCAGTCCACCTACATGGACGAAACGCATCCCTACGGCTATCGCCCCGACCTGGCCGGTCGCGTCATCCCGGTGGTCGAAGCCATGGTGCGGGCCGCGCTGGAGCAGACCACGGCGCGCCAGCGTTAA